Proteins encoded in a region of the Limnothrix sp. FACHB-406 genome:
- a CDS encoding NAD(P)/FAD-dependent oxidoreductase, which yields MTAHSTSPRIVILGGGFGGLYAALRLDRLDWGDHRPEILLADRGDRFVFLPLLYELMTGELQSWEVAPPFAELLAGTQVRFVQGTVEAIDLQQRQVSLSPVFGQPQTLTYDRLVLALGCETPMDWIPGAAEHALPFRSIADAYRLEDRLRALEATDRDKIRVAVVGGGYSGVELACKLADRLQDRGRLRLIEQSDQILRNSPNFNRQAADKALEQRGIWIDWETSVRDIGPDRIMLDYRGRLEDIPVELTIWTVGNRVPELVRGLPLPKNGRDQLLVEPTLQAIDHPEIFALGDIAEMRDANDPQGSPVPSTGQAALQAGDYVGWNLWASLCDRPLLPFRYQHLGEMLALGNTSATLTGLGVQLDGPLAYALRRLVYLYRMPTLEHQIKVGLNWMTKPLLDRLAELNPDQR from the coding sequence ATGACCGCTCACAGCACTAGCCCACGGATTGTGATTTTGGGAGGGGGCTTTGGGGGTTTGTATGCGGCCCTCCGCCTTGATCGCTTGGATTGGGGGGATCATCGCCCGGAAATTCTGTTGGCCGATCGGGGCGATCGATTCGTGTTTTTGCCCTTGCTGTATGAGCTGATGACCGGCGAGCTGCAATCTTGGGAGGTGGCCCCGCCCTTTGCAGAGTTGCTGGCCGGAACCCAAGTGCGGTTTGTGCAAGGAACCGTGGAGGCGATCGACCTTCAACAGCGGCAGGTGAGCCTCAGCCCTGTCTTCGGCCAACCACAAACCTTGACCTACGATCGGTTGGTGTTGGCCCTGGGCTGCGAAACGCCGATGGACTGGATCCCCGGCGCGGCGGAACATGCCCTGCCCTTCCGGTCGATCGCCGATGCCTATCGGTTGGAAGATCGGCTGCGGGCCCTGGAAGCAACCGATCGCGACAAAATTCGAGTGGCGGTCGTTGGTGGCGGCTACAGCGGTGTGGAACTGGCTTGCAAACTTGCCGATCGGCTTCAGGATCGAGGACGGTTGCGGCTGATTGAACAAAGCGATCAAATTCTGCGCAATTCGCCCAACTTTAACCGCCAAGCGGCTGACAAGGCCTTAGAACAGCGCGGTATTTGGATTGATTGGGAAACCAGCGTGCGCGACATCGGCCCCGATCGCATCATGCTCGACTATCGCGGCCGCCTAGAAGATATTCCCGTGGAGCTGACCATTTGGACGGTGGGGAATCGAGTGCCTGAGCTGGTTCGAGGGTTGCCCCTGCCCAAAAATGGTCGCGATCAACTGTTGGTGGAACCCACCCTCCAGGCGATCGACCATCCCGAAATTTTCGCCCTCGGGGACATTGCCGAAATGCGCGATGCCAACGATCCCCAAGGCAGTCCCGTGCCCAGCACCGGCCAAGCGGCCCTGCAAGCGGGGGACTATGTGGGTTGGAATCTTTGGGCTTCCTTGTGCGATCGGCCCCTGCTGCCGTTCCGATATCAGCATTTGGGCGAAATGTTGGCCCTCGGCAACACCAGCGCCACCCTCACTGGCCTGGGGGTGCAATTGGATGGGCCCCTGGCCTATGCCCTGCGGCGACTGGTGTATTTGTACCGAATGCCCACCCTAGAACATCAAATTAAGGTGGGCTTGAACTGGATGACCAAGCCCCTGCTCGATCGCCTGGCCGAACTCAATCCCGATCAGCGCTGA